GACGTGCTGAGGCGCGGGGACGCCATCACCGCCCTCGAGACGGCGCGGAGCCGGGGCTGGACGCGCTACATCGGCTACAGCGGCGACGGCGGCGCCGCGCGCTGGGCGGTGGAGTCGGGCCGCTTCGACACGCTCCAGACCTCGGTGAGCATCGCGGATCAGGAGGCCATCGAGCTGACGCTGCCGCTCGCACGCGAGCGTGGCCTCGGCGTGATCGCGAAGCGGCCCATCGCCAACGTGGCCTGGCGCTACGCCCGGAAGCCCGCCGAACCCTACTACCAGGACTACTGGGAGCGGCTGCGCGAGCTGGACTACCCGTTCCTGCGCGGCGCGGCGCGCGACGGCGTGAAGACGGCGCTGCGCTTCACCCTGGGCGAGCCCGGCGTGCACACCGCCATCGTGGGCACCACCAAGCCCGAGCGCTGGCGGGAGAACGCCGCCCTGCTCGGGGACGGCCGGCTGCCCGAGGCCCAGCGCGAGGCCATTCGCGCGCGGTGGAAGGCGGTGGCCGGGCGAGACTGGGTCGGCCAGATCTGAGCGGCCTCATCTGATATGATCACCGCCACGAGACCCCAGACCTTCTCGTCCCTCGTCCCGCAAAGGAGCGCGTCATGACCGACCGGCTCATCTCGGGCGACAATCACATCGACCTGACCTATTGCCCGCCCGACCTCTGGTCG
This portion of the Candidatus Methylomirabilota bacterium genome encodes:
- a CDS encoding aldo/keto reductase → DVLRRGDAITALETARSRGWTRYIGYSGDGGAARWAVESGRFDTLQTSVSIADQEAIELTLPLARERGLGVIAKRPIANVAWRYARKPAEPYYQDYWERLRELDYPFLRGAARDGVKTALRFTLGEPGVHTAIVGTTKPERWRENAALLGDGRLPEAQREAIRARWKAVAGRDWVGQI